One Pseudomonas rhizophila DNA window includes the following coding sequences:
- a CDS encoding AEC family transporter: MLAIFLETLNITAPVFAMLFLGTLLKRIYWINDNFIHMASSLVFNVTMPALLFLGILHADLHAALQPDLLIYFSIATLVCFAVAWGWAIWRCPREDRGIYTQGAFRGNNGVIGLALAASMYGDYGISLGSILAALVILFYNTLSTIVLAVYSPVIKSDPWSICKSVVSNPLIISVVVAAPLAYWQIGLPNWFETSAKYLAQMTLPLALICIGGTLSLAALRKSGKMALSSSLVKMIGLPLLATLGAWLWGFRGAELGILFLYFGSPTAAASYVMARAADGNHELAAAIIVITTLMAAITTNLGIFVLQWGGWI; encoded by the coding sequence ATGCTGGCAATTTTCCTCGAAACCCTGAACATCACCGCACCGGTGTTTGCCATGTTGTTTCTGGGGACGTTGCTCAAGCGCATCTATTGGATCAACGACAACTTCATCCACATGGCCTCGTCCCTGGTGTTCAACGTCACCATGCCGGCGCTGTTGTTCCTCGGCATCCTGCATGCCGATCTCCACGCGGCATTGCAGCCGGACCTGCTGATCTATTTCTCCATTGCCACCCTGGTGTGCTTTGCCGTGGCCTGGGGCTGGGCGATCTGGCGTTGCCCGCGTGAGGACCGTGGCATCTATACCCAGGGCGCCTTTCGCGGCAACAACGGCGTGATCGGCCTGGCACTGGCGGCGAGCATGTATGGCGACTACGGGATTTCCCTGGGGTCGATACTCGCGGCGCTGGTGATCCTGTTCTACAACACCCTGTCGACCATCGTGCTGGCGGTCTACAGCCCAGTGATCAAGTCCGACCCCTGGAGCATCTGCAAAAGCGTGGTCAGCAACCCGCTGATCATCAGTGTGGTCGTAGCCGCGCCGTTGGCCTATTGGCAGATAGGCCTGCCGAACTGGTTTGAAACCTCGGCCAAATACCTTGCCCAGATGACTTTGCCGCTGGCGTTGATCTGCATCGGCGGCACGCTGTCGCTGGCGGCGCTGCGCAAAAGCGGCAAGATGGCCCTGAGTTCGAGCCTGGTGAAAATGATCGGCCTGCCGTTGCTGGCGACCCTGGGGGCCTGGCTCTGGGGCTTTCGCGGGGCGGAGCTGGGAATTCTGTTCCTGTACTTTGGCAGCCCCACCGCCGCCGCCAGTTACGTCATGGCCCGCGCGGCCGATGGCAACCATGAACTGGCCGCGGCGATCATCGTCATCACCACGCTGATGGCGGCGATTACCACCAACCTGGGGATTTTTGTGTTGCAGTGGGGTGGGTGGATCTAG
- a CDS encoding carboxymuconolactone decarboxylase family protein, translated as MTDTPKTGLDMRRQVMGDAFVDRALGNATEFTQPLQDFVNEHAWGSVWSREGLPLKTRSLITLAALTALKCPQELKGHVRGALNNGCTVEEIREALLHCAVYAGVPAAIDAFRAAQEVIDSYQKSE; from the coding sequence ATGACCGACACTCCAAAGACCGGCCTGGACATGCGCCGCCAGGTGATGGGCGACGCGTTCGTCGACCGTGCCTTGGGCAACGCCACCGAATTCACCCAGCCGCTGCAGGATTTCGTCAACGAGCATGCCTGGGGCAGCGTCTGGAGCCGCGAAGGCCTGCCGCTCAAAACCCGCAGCCTGATCACCCTCGCCGCCCTCACCGCCCTCAAATGCCCGCAGGAATTGAAAGGCCACGTGCGCGGGGCCTTGAACAACGGCTGTACAGTGGAAGAGATTCGCGAGGCGTTGCTGCATTGCGCGGTGTATGCGGGGGTGCCGGCGGCGATTGATGCGTTTCGGGCGGCGCAGGAAGTGATCGATAGTTATCAGAAATCTGAGTGA
- a CDS encoding septal ring lytic transglycosylase RlpA family protein — MKRLLGACALLSLLAGCASQSGTVDPHGYDQTGVASYYGARHHGKRTASGERFNQHGLTAAHRQLPFGTRVKVTNLKNNDSVVVRINDRGPYTRGRLIDVSRAAAEQLGMLRSGTARVRVQALDD; from the coding sequence ATGAAGCGTCTCCTCGGCGCCTGCGCCCTGCTGTCCCTGCTGGCCGGTTGTGCCAGCCAGAGCGGGACGGTCGATCCACACGGCTATGACCAGACCGGCGTCGCCTCTTATTACGGTGCCAGGCACCATGGCAAGCGCACCGCCAGCGGCGAGCGCTTCAACCAGCATGGCCTGACCGCCGCCCATCGCCAGTTGCCGTTCGGCACACGGGTGAAAGTCACCAACCTGAAAAACAACGACAGTGTCGTGGTCCGCATCAACGACCGTGGCCCCTACACTCGTGGCCGCCTGATCGATGTATCCCGCGCTGCCGCCGAGCAACTGGGCATGCTACGCAGCGGCACCGCACGGGTGCGTGTGCAAGCCCTCGACGATTGA
- a CDS encoding MFS transporter: MQETKPTRVRYLILLMLFLVTTINYADRATIAIAGSSLQKDLGIDAVTLGYIFSAFGWAYVAGQIPGGWLLDRFGSKKIYALSIFTWSLFTVLQGYVGEFGVSTAVVALFMLRFLVGLAEAPSFPGNARIVAAWFPTAERGTASAIFNSAQYFATVLFAPLMGWIVYRFGWQHVFIVMGVVGIVFSLVWLKVIHSPRQHPMINEAEFNHIAANGAMVDMDQDKGRGKKTDGPKWDYIRQLLTNRMMLGVYLGQYCINGITYFFLTWFPVYLVQERGMTILKAGFIASLPAICGFIGGVLGGVISDYLLRKGHSLTFARKAPIIAGLLVSSSIVACNYVDIEWMVVGFMALAFFGKGVGALGWAVVSDTSPKQIAGLSGGLFNTFGNLASITTPIVIGYIISSTGSFKWALVFVGCNALMAVFSYLVIVGPIKRVVLKEPAARDDQLSSLSEAKS, encoded by the coding sequence ATGCAAGAAACCAAGCCGACTCGCGTCCGCTATTTGATCCTGCTCATGCTGTTTCTGGTGACAACGATCAACTATGCCGACCGCGCAACCATCGCTATCGCCGGCTCCAGCCTGCAGAAAGACCTCGGCATCGATGCCGTTACCCTCGGTTATATCTTCTCCGCCTTCGGCTGGGCCTACGTGGCCGGGCAGATCCCGGGCGGCTGGCTGCTTGACCGGTTCGGGTCGAAAAAAATCTATGCCTTGAGCATTTTTACCTGGTCGCTGTTCACCGTGCTGCAAGGCTATGTCGGTGAATTCGGTGTCTCCACCGCCGTGGTGGCGCTGTTCATGCTGCGTTTTCTGGTGGGGCTGGCCGAGGCGCCTTCCTTCCCGGGTAACGCCCGCATCGTCGCGGCCTGGTTCCCCACCGCTGAACGCGGCACCGCTTCGGCGATTTTCAACTCCGCCCAGTATTTCGCCACGGTGTTGTTTGCGCCGCTGATGGGTTGGATCGTCTACCGCTTTGGCTGGCAGCACGTGTTCATCGTGATGGGCGTGGTCGGTATCGTGTTCTCGCTGGTCTGGCTGAAGGTTATCCACAGCCCGCGTCAGCACCCGATGATCAATGAGGCCGAGTTCAATCACATCGCCGCCAACGGCGCGATGGTCGACATGGACCAGGACAAGGGCAGGGGTAAGAAGACCGACGGTCCGAAGTGGGATTACATCCGCCAACTGCTGACCAACCGCATGATGCTCGGCGTGTACCTGGGCCAATACTGCATCAACGGCATCACCTACTTCTTCCTGACCTGGTTCCCGGTGTACCTGGTGCAGGAACGCGGCATGACCATCCTCAAGGCTGGTTTCATCGCCTCCTTGCCGGCGATCTGCGGCTTCATCGGTGGCGTGCTAGGCGGGGTGATTTCCGACTACCTGCTGCGCAAGGGCCACTCGCTGACCTTCGCTCGCAAGGCGCCGATCATCGCCGGCCTGCTGGTGTCCAGCAGCATCGTGGCGTGCAACTACGTGGACATCGAATGGATGGTGGTGGGCTTCATGGCCTTGGCCTTCTTCGGTAAAGGCGTAGGCGCACTGGGTTGGGCCGTGGTGTCCGACACTTCGCCAAAACAGATCGCCGGTCTGAGTGGCGGCCTGTTCAACACCTTCGGCAACCTGGCATCGATCACCACGCCGATCGTCATCGGCTACATCATCAGCTCCACCGGTTCGTTCAAATGGGCGCTGGTGTTCGTGGGCTGCAACGCGCTGATGGCGGTGTTCAGTTACCTGGTGATCGTCGGGCCGATCAAGCGTGTCGTGCTCAAAGAGCCCGCGGCCCGGGATGATCAACTTTCCAGCCTGTCTGAAGCGAAATCCTGA
- the garD gene encoding galactarate dehydratase: MQLIEHADSPRYIRLNERDNVVIVVNDQGVPAGTEFPDGLVTVDFVPQSHKVTLEDIPEGGEVIRYGQVIGYALQPIPRGSWVKEDQLRMPTAPPLDSLPLSTDVPAAEAPLQGYTFEGYRNADGTVGTRNILGITTTVQCVTGVLDHAVKRIKDELLPKYPNVDDVVALTHSYGCGVAITATDAYIPIRTVRNLARNPNLGGEALVISLGCEKLQAGQVMHENDSSVDLSEPWLYRLQDSSHGFIEMIEQIMELAETRLKKLDQRRRETVPASELILGMQCGGSDAFSGITANPALGYASDLLLRAGATVMFSEVTEVRDAIYLLTSRAQTREVAQELVREMDWYDRYLAKGEADRSANTTPGNKKGGLSNIVEKSLGSIVKSGSSAINGVLGPGERFKQKGLIFCATPASDFVCGTLQLAAGMNLHVFTTGRGTPYGLAMAPVVKVSTRTELAQRWPDLIDIDAGRIATGRASIEELGWELFHYYLDVASGKKQTWAERHKLYNDITLFNPAPIT, translated from the coding sequence ATGCAACTGATTGAACATGCCGATTCGCCCCGTTACATCCGCCTGAATGAGCGGGACAACGTGGTCATTGTGGTGAACGACCAGGGCGTGCCAGCCGGGACTGAGTTCCCGGATGGCCTGGTCACCGTGGACTTTGTACCGCAGAGCCACAAGGTCACCCTGGAAGATATTCCCGAGGGCGGCGAGGTGATTCGCTACGGCCAGGTCATTGGCTACGCATTGCAACCAATCCCCCGTGGCAGTTGGGTCAAGGAAGACCAACTGCGCATGCCCACCGCGCCGCCGCTGGACAGCCTGCCGCTGTCCACCGACGTGCCGGCGGCCGAAGCGCCGTTGCAAGGCTACACCTTCGAGGGCTATCGCAACGCCGACGGTACCGTGGGCACGCGCAACATCCTGGGCATCACCACCACGGTGCAGTGCGTGACCGGGGTGCTGGACCATGCGGTCAAGCGCATCAAGGACGAATTGCTGCCCAAGTACCCGAACGTCGATGACGTGGTGGCGCTGACCCACAGCTACGGCTGCGGCGTGGCGATCACCGCCACCGACGCTTACATCCCGATCCGCACCGTGCGCAATCTGGCACGCAACCCGAACCTGGGGGGCGAAGCGCTGGTAATCAGCCTGGGCTGCGAGAAATTGCAGGCCGGGCAGGTGATGCATGAGAACGACAGCTCGGTGGACCTCAGCGAGCCGTGGCTGTATCGCTTGCAGGATTCCAGTCACGGTTTCATCGAAATGATCGAGCAGATCATGGAACTGGCCGAAACCCGGCTGAAGAAACTCGACCAGCGCCGCCGCGAAACCGTGCCGGCCTCGGAGCTGATCCTGGGCATGCAGTGCGGCGGCAGCGATGCGTTTTCCGGCATCACTGCCAACCCGGCCCTGGGCTATGCCTCGGACCTGCTGCTGCGGGCCGGGGCGACGGTGATGTTTTCCGAAGTCACCGAAGTGCGCGATGCGATCTACCTGCTGACCTCCCGGGCGCAAACCCGGGAAGTCGCCCAGGAGCTGGTACGCGAGATGGACTGGTACGACCGTTACCTGGCCAAGGGCGAGGCCGATCGCAGTGCCAACACCACACCGGGCAACAAGAAGGGCGGGCTGTCGAACATCGTCGAAAAATCCCTGGGCTCGATCGTCAAGTCCGGCAGCAGTGCGATCAACGGCGTGTTGGGTCCGGGCGAGCGCTTTAAGCAAAAGGGCCTGATCTTCTGCGCCACGCCGGCCAGTGATTTTGTCTGCGGCACGTTGCAACTGGCGGCGGGGATGAACCTGCACGTATTCACCACCGGCCGTGGCACGCCGTACGGCTTGGCCATGGCGCCGGTGGTAAAGGTCTCGACCCGCACCGAACTGGCCCAGCGCTGGCCGGACCTGATCGACATCGACGCCGGCCGGATCGCCACCGGGCGCGCCTCCATCGAGGAACTGGGCTGGGAACTGTTCCATTACTACCTGGACGTGGCCAGCGGCAAGAAACAGACCTGGGCCGAGCGGCACAAGCTGTACAACGACATCACCTTGTTCAACCCGGCGCCGATTACTTGA
- a CDS encoding calcium/sodium antiporter, with protein sequence MIELFGGLLLLIAGAELLVRAAVGLAARLQVRPLIIGLTVVAFGSSAPQMAVSLQATLAQNADIAVGSVIGSSIFNILVTLGLSALIIPLRVSRQLVRLDIPLMIGASLLVFVLAWNEELTQLDGALLLMALAVYLGLLLRQSRHSGRPHGMGVDVAQVSWPKSLSMMVVGLAMLIFAGHLLLGAAVEVATDLGLSERIIGLTIVAVSTSLPELATSLIAALRGQRDIAVGNVIGSNLFNLLGVLGVTALAAPSPLSVSPNALDFDLPVMLGVAVLCLPVFYSGYRVTRAEGLLFLGLYLAYGLHVVSFTTGMPLAGQLERLMLFYVLPALLAFLLFSSLRAWRRQHHKRDLP encoded by the coding sequence CTGATCGAACTGTTCGGTGGCCTGCTGTTGCTGATCGCCGGGGCCGAGCTGCTGGTGCGCGCCGCCGTGGGCCTGGCGGCACGTTTGCAGGTGCGTCCGCTGATCATCGGCCTGACCGTGGTCGCCTTTGGCAGCAGCGCCCCGCAAATGGCCGTCAGCCTGCAAGCGACACTGGCGCAGAACGCCGACATCGCCGTGGGCAGCGTGATCGGCAGCAGCATCTTCAACATCCTCGTCACCCTCGGGTTGTCGGCGCTGATCATTCCGTTGCGCGTCTCGCGTCAACTGGTGCGCCTGGACATCCCGCTGATGATCGGCGCCAGCCTGCTGGTGTTCGTGCTGGCCTGGAACGAGGAACTGACGCAACTGGACGGCGCGTTGCTGTTGATGGCCCTGGCGGTGTACCTGGGCCTGTTGCTGCGCCAGTCGCGGCATTCGGGGCGACCGCATGGGATGGGCGTGGACGTGGCGCAAGTGTCATGGCCCAAAAGCCTGTCGATGATGGTCGTGGGCCTGGCGATGCTGATTTTCGCCGGGCACTTGCTGTTGGGCGCGGCGGTGGAAGTGGCGACGGACCTGGGGCTGTCGGAACGCATCATCGGCCTGACCATCGTCGCCGTCAGCACCTCGCTGCCGGAACTCGCCACCTCGCTGATCGCCGCCCTGCGGGGCCAGCGAGACATTGCCGTGGGCAACGTGATCGGCAGCAACCTGTTCAACCTGCTGGGCGTGCTGGGGGTGACGGCCCTCGCCGCGCCCTCGCCGCTCTCGGTTTCCCCCAATGCTTTGGATTTCGACCTGCCGGTGATGCTCGGCGTGGCGGTGTTGTGCCTGCCGGTGTTCTATTCCGGCTACCGCGTCACCCGCGCCGAAGGCCTGCTGTTTTTGGGCTTGTACCTGGCCTATGGGCTGCATGTGGTGTCGTTCACTACCGGCATGCCTCTGGCCGGCCAACTGGAACGACTGATGCTGTTCTATGTGCTGCCGGCCCTGCTCGCGTTTTTGCTGTTCAGTTCCTTGCGCGCCTGGCGCCGTCAACACCACAAGAGGGATTTGCCATGA
- a CDS encoding aldehyde dehydrogenase family protein yields MADSKRFDNYINGQWVAGADYCTNINPSDLSDVIGEYAKADAAQVNAAIEAARAAFPAWSTSGIQARHDALDKVGSEILARREELGQLLAREEGKTLPEAIGEVTRAGNIFKFFAGECLRLSGDYLPSVRPGVNVEVTREALGVVGLITPWNFPIAIPAWKIAPALAYGNCVVIKPAELVPGCAWALADIISRAGFPAGVFNLVMGSGRVVGEVLVNSPKVDGISFTGSVGVGRQIAVNCVARQAKVQLEMGGKNPQVILDDADLKQAVELAVQSAFYSTGQRCTASSRLIVTAGIHDKFVAAMAERMQSIKVGHALKAGTDIGPVVSEAQLNQDLKYIDIGQSEGARLVSGGGLVTCDTEGYFLAPTLFADSEASMRISREEIFGPVANVVRVADYEAALAMANDTEFGLSAGIATTSLKYANHFKRHSQAGMVMVNLPTAGVDYHVPFGGRKGSSYGSREQGRYAQEFYTVVKTSYIGS; encoded by the coding sequence GTGGCAGATTCAAAGCGTTTCGATAACTACATCAACGGTCAGTGGGTGGCCGGTGCCGACTATTGCACCAACATCAACCCGTCTGACTTGTCCGATGTCATTGGTGAATACGCCAAGGCTGATGCAGCTCAAGTCAATGCCGCCATCGAAGCCGCCCGCGCCGCGTTCCCGGCCTGGTCGACCTCGGGCATCCAGGCCCGTCACGATGCGCTGGACAAAGTCGGCAGCGAGATCCTCGCCCGTCGCGAAGAACTCGGCCAACTGTTGGCCCGGGAGGAGGGCAAGACCCTGCCCGAAGCCATTGGCGAAGTGACCCGCGCCGGCAATATTTTCAAGTTTTTCGCTGGCGAGTGCCTGCGCCTGTCGGGCGATTACTTGCCGTCGGTGCGCCCGGGCGTCAACGTCGAAGTCACCCGTGAAGCGTTGGGTGTGGTCGGTTTGATCACGCCGTGGAACTTCCCGATCGCGATCCCTGCCTGGAAGATCGCCCCGGCGCTGGCCTACGGCAACTGTGTGGTGATCAAGCCCGCCGAATTGGTGCCAGGTTGTGCCTGGGCCCTGGCGGACATCATTTCCCGCGCCGGTTTCCCGGCCGGTGTGTTCAACCTGGTGATGGGCAGCGGCCGTGTGGTCGGTGAAGTCCTGGTCAACAGCCCGAAGGTCGACGGTATCAGCTTCACCGGTTCCGTGGGCGTGGGGCGGCAGATCGCGGTCAATTGCGTGGCGCGCCAGGCCAAGGTGCAACTGGAGATGGGCGGCAAGAACCCGCAGGTCATCCTCGACGACGCCGATCTCAAACAGGCTGTCGAACTGGCGGTGCAGAGCGCGTTCTACTCCACCGGCCAGCGTTGCACGGCTTCGAGCCGCCTGATCGTGACCGCCGGCATCCACGACAAGTTCGTCGCTGCCATGGCCGAGCGCATGCAGTCGATCAAGGTCGGTCATGCCTTGAAGGCCGGCACCGATATCGGGCCGGTGGTTTCCGAAGCCCAGCTCAACCAGGACTTGAAGTACATCGACATCGGCCAGAGCGAAGGTGCGCGGCTGGTCAGCGGTGGCGGCCTGGTGACGTGCGACACCGAAGGTTATTTCCTGGCACCGACACTGTTTGCCGACAGCGAAGCCTCGATGCGCATCAGCCGCGAAGAAATCTTTGGCCCGGTGGCCAACGTCGTGCGTGTGGCCGATTATGAAGCGGCGCTGGCGATGGCCAACGACACCGAGTTCGGGCTGTCCGCCGGTATCGCCACCACCTCGCTCAAATATGCCAACCACTTCAAGCGTCATTCCCAGGCGGGCATGGTGATGGTCAATCTGCCGACCGCCGGCGTGGATTACCATGTACCGTTCGGCGGCCGCAAAGGTTCGTCCTATGGCTCGCGCGAGCAAGGTCGCTATGCGCAAGAGTTCTACACCGTGGTGAAAACTTCTTACATCGGATCGTAA
- a CDS encoding FadR/GntR family transcriptional regulator: protein MERPIDVPRLPRKRRSLAQELVTVLTEQIRDGLLKRGDKLPTESAIMEAHGVSRTVVREAISRLQAAGQVETRHGIGTFVLDTPSPSGFRIDPATVVTLRDVLAILELRISLEVESAGLAAQRRSDEQLAAMRAALDALNESAAHASDAVASDFAFHLEIALSTGNRYFTDIMTHLGTSIIPRTRLNSARLAHDDHQHYMDRLSREHEEIYEAIARQDSDAARAAMRLHLTNSRERLRQAHEEAQAQG, encoded by the coding sequence ATGGAAAGACCGATCGACGTACCACGCCTTCCCCGCAAGCGCCGCAGCCTGGCGCAGGAGCTGGTGACGGTGTTGACCGAGCAGATTCGCGACGGTCTTCTCAAGCGTGGCGATAAATTGCCCACCGAGTCGGCGATCATGGAAGCCCATGGCGTCAGCCGCACCGTGGTGCGCGAGGCGATTTCCCGTTTGCAGGCCGCCGGCCAGGTGGAAACCCGCCACGGCATCGGCACCTTCGTGCTGGACACGCCCAGCCCGAGCGGCTTTCGCATCGACCCGGCGACGGTGGTCACCTTGCGTGACGTGCTGGCGATCCTGGAGTTGCGCATCAGCCTGGAAGTGGAATCGGCAGGCCTTGCAGCCCAGCGCCGCAGCGACGAGCAACTGGCTGCGATGCGCGCTGCCCTGGATGCGCTGAACGAAAGCGCGGCCCACGCCAGCGACGCGGTGGCCTCGGACTTCGCCTTCCACCTTGAAATCGCCCTGTCCACCGGCAACCGCTACTTCACTGACATCATGACCCACCTGGGCACCAGCATCATCCCGCGCACCCGGTTGAATTCGGCGCGCCTGGCTCACGACGACCACCAGCACTACATGGACCGCCTGAGCCGTGAGCACGAGGAAATCTACGAAGCCATCGCCCGCCAGGACTCCGACGCGGCCCGTGCGGCCATGCGCTTGCACCTGACCAACAGCCGCGAACGGCTGCGCCAAGCTCATGAAGAGGCGCAGGCGCAGGGTTAG
- the kdgD gene encoding 5-dehydro-4-deoxyglucarate dehydratase, translating into MNPQELKSILSSGLLSFPVTDFTAQGDFNRDSYVKRLEWLAPYGASALFAAGGTGEFFSLAASEYSQVIKTAVDTCATSVPILAGVGGATRQAIEYAQEAERLGAKGLLLLPHYLTEASQDGVAAHVEAVCKSVKIGVVVYNRNVCRLNATHLEQLAERCPNLIGYKDGLGDIELMVSIRRRLGDRFSYLGGLPTAEVYAAAYKALGVPVYSSAVFNFIPKTAMDFYHAISREDHATVGKIIDDFFLPYLDIRNRKAGYAVSIVKAGAKIVGYDAGPVRTPLTDLLPEEYDALAALIDKQGKQ; encoded by the coding sequence ATGAATCCACAAGAACTGAAGTCCATCCTCTCGTCTGGCCTGCTGTCTTTCCCGGTCACCGATTTCACTGCTCAAGGCGATTTCAATCGCGACAGCTACGTCAAGCGCCTCGAGTGGCTGGCCCCGTATGGCGCCTCGGCACTTTTCGCGGCCGGTGGCACCGGTGAGTTTTTCTCCCTGGCCGCCAGCGAGTATTCGCAAGTCATCAAGACAGCTGTTGATACCTGCGCCACCAGCGTGCCAATCCTCGCCGGTGTCGGCGGTGCTACCCGCCAGGCCATCGAGTACGCTCAGGAAGCCGAGCGTCTGGGCGCCAAGGGCCTGTTGCTGCTGCCGCACTACTTGACTGAAGCCAGCCAGGACGGCGTAGCCGCCCACGTTGAAGCCGTGTGCAAATCGGTGAAGATCGGCGTGGTGGTTTACAACCGCAACGTCTGCCGCCTGAACGCCACGCACTTGGAGCAACTGGCCGAGCGCTGCCCGAACCTGATCGGCTATAAGGATGGCCTGGGCGATATCGAATTGATGGTGTCGATCCGCCGTCGTCTTGGCGATCGTTTCAGCTACCTGGGCGGCCTGCCGACCGCAGAAGTCTATGCCGCGGCCTACAAGGCCCTGGGCGTGCCGGTCTACTCCTCGGCGGTGTTCAACTTCATTCCGAAAACCGCGATGGATTTCTACCACGCCATTTCCCGTGAAGATCACGCGACCGTCGGCAAGATCATCGACGACTTCTTCCTGCCTTACCTGGACATTCGTAACCGCAAGGCCGGTTATGCCGTGAGCATCGTCAAGGCTGGCGCGAAGATCGTCGGCTACGACGCAGGCCCTGTGCGTACGCCGCTGACCGACCTGCTGCCGGAAGAATACGATGCCCTGGCCGCGCTGATCGACAAGCAAGGCAAGCAGTAA